The Ascaphus truei isolate aAscTru1 chromosome 18, aAscTru1.hap1, whole genome shotgun sequence genome window below encodes:
- the LOC142469292 gene encoding histone H3-like, whose product MARTKQTARKSTGGKAPRKQLATKAARKSAPATGGVKKPLRYRPGTVALREIRRYQKSTELLIRKLPFQRLVREIAQDFKTDLRFQSSAVMALQEASEAYLVGLFEDTNLCAIHAKRVTIMPKDIQLARRIRGERA is encoded by the coding sequence ATGGCCCGGACCAAGCAGAccgcccggaaatccaccggAGGGAAGGCTCCCCGTAAGCAGCTAGCGACCAAGGCTGCCAGAAAGAGCGCTCCGGCCACCGGCGGAGTGAAGAAGCCTCTCCGCTACCGGCCCGGTACTGTGGCTCTCCGGGAGATCCGCCGCTACCAGAAGTCCACCGAGCTGCTCATCCGCAAGCTGCCCTTCCAGCGCCTGGTCCGGGAGATCGCCCAGGACTTCAAGACTGATCTACGCTTTCAGAGCTCGGCCGTCATGGCTCTGCAGGAGGCCAGCGAGGCTTATCTGGTGGGGCTCTTCGAGGACACCAACCTATGCGCTATCCACGCCAAGAGAGTCACCATCATGCCCAAGGACATCCAGCTGGCCCGCAggatcagaggggagagagcttaG